One window of the Periophthalmus magnuspinnatus isolate fPerMag1 chromosome 17, fPerMag1.2.pri, whole genome shotgun sequence genome contains the following:
- the LOC117385646 gene encoding peptidyl-prolyl cis-trans isomerase Fkbp12-like: protein MGVHKEVLRPGEAQSYPHRGQKVSVHYTGTLTNGEKFDSSKDRGRPFEFTLGQGEVIKGWDEGVAQMCVGEVARLTCTPDYAYGARGYPPVIPPNATLVFEVELLKCY, encoded by the exons ATGGGAGTGCATAAAGAAGTGCTGAGACCTGGAGAAG cgCAGTCGTACCCGCATCGTGGACAGAAGGTTTCCGTGCACTACACCG GCACTTTGACAAATGGGGAGAAGTTTGATTCATCCAAGGACCGTGGGAGGCCATTTGAGTTCACCCTTGGACAAGGGGAGGTGATCAAAGGCTGGGATGAGGGCGTTGCTCAG ATGTGTGTTGGGGAGGTGGCCCGGCTGACCTGCACCCCAGACTACGCCTATGGCGCTCGGGGATACCCTCCGGTCATCCCACCCAATGCCACACTGGTCTTTGAGGTGGAACTCCTCAAGTGCTATTAA